The following proteins are encoded in a genomic region of Spirosoma sp. SC4-14:
- a CDS encoding TIM barrel protein, translated as MQRRNFVKSTVGLAGAAVSGETLPANWHSQPNFLAKNTFKLKYAPHFGMFENSAGKDPIDQLKFIADMGFTALEDNGMMGRDPALQTKIGEEMARLGLTMGVFVLDKGGNSQNTLAAGKPEYVDIFLNGCRKAVETAKRVNAKFTTVVPGDFERSLPIGIQTGNVIDALRRGADILAPAGLTMVLEPLSDTPNLFLRTSDQTYEICRAVNSPACKILFDIYHMQKNEGSIIPHINWCWNEIGYFQIGDNPGRNEPTTGEINYKNVFKYIYQKQKEAGKEFIFGMEHGKSQKGKEGEVALIKAYVESDSFAV; from the coding sequence ATGCAACGACGCAATTTTGTAAAATCGACAGTTGGGCTTGCCGGGGCCGCAGTTTCGGGAGAAACGTTACCGGCTAACTGGCATTCGCAGCCTAACTTTCTGGCAAAAAATACCTTCAAACTCAAATATGCTCCGCATTTTGGCATGTTTGAAAATAGCGCTGGTAAAGACCCTATCGACCAGTTGAAGTTTATTGCCGATATGGGTTTTACGGCTCTGGAAGATAATGGAATGATGGGCCGTGACCCGGCTTTGCAAACCAAAATTGGCGAAGAGATGGCTCGTTTGGGACTTACTATGGGCGTTTTTGTGCTCGATAAAGGTGGTAATTCCCAAAATACACTGGCAGCAGGAAAGCCCGAATATGTCGATATTTTTCTAAATGGATGTCGGAAAGCTGTCGAAACGGCTAAACGTGTAAATGCCAAGTTTACAACGGTGGTCCCCGGTGATTTTGAACGGAGTTTGCCTATCGGTATTCAGACGGGCAATGTGATCGATGCGTTGCGTCGGGGAGCTGATATTTTGGCACCGGCCGGACTCACAATGGTTCTGGAACCGCTCAGCGATACACCTAACTTATTTCTGCGGACATCCGATCAAACCTACGAAATATGCCGGGCCGTCAATAGCCCTGCCTGCAAAATTCTGTTCGATATTTATCACATGCAGAAAAATGAAGGCAGCATTATTCCACACATCAACTGGTGCTGGAATGAGATCGGTTATTTTCAGATTGGCGATAATCCGGGACGTAACGAGCCAACAACTGGCGAAATTAATTATAAAAACGTGTTCAAATACATTTACCAAAAGCAGAAAGAGGCTGGTAAAGAATTTATTTTCGGTATGGAACACGGCAAATCGCAGAAAGGGAAAGAAGGCGAAGTAGCGCTGATTAAAGCTTATGTCGAGTCAGACAGCTTTGCTGTTTAG
- a CDS encoding isoamylase early set domain-containing protein codes for MAVAKQFLKSKPIAKVTFELPAEAVNGAKTVALAGEFNSWDPTTQVLKKQKDGSYKTTVELPVGSEYQFRYVLDGTTWTNDWAADKYVASGISGEENSVVVL; via the coding sequence ATGGCGGTTGCCAAACAATTCCTCAAAAGCAAGCCTATTGCAAAAGTTACGTTTGAGTTGCCGGCTGAAGCCGTCAACGGTGCAAAGACGGTCGCTCTGGCCGGTGAATTCAATAGCTGGGATCCCACAACCCAGGTTCTGAAGAAGCAGAAGGATGGTTCGTACAAAACGACGGTTGAACTGCCAGTAGGTAGCGAATATCAATTCCGCTACGTGCTCGATGGCACAACCTGGACAAATGATTGGGCTGCTGACAAATATGTTGCCAGCGGCATTTCGGGCGAAGAAAACTCGGTTGTAGTTCTGTAG
- a CDS encoding AAA family ATPase — protein sequence MKTGLVFGKFMPVHKGHLALIEFARNQCDHLIVSMTVTPDDVISPTLRLRWLTELLTPYPTVEVVAESDDFHDPSLPLWEATKLWAIFIRRRFPLVSVFFSSEEYAIPLAYHSGLQHIPFDLLRQKVPISATLIRQQPFKYWDFIPQVVRPFFVKKICLYGPESTGKTTLAQQLATAFQTVFVPEMARSLITSNNFSLNDIIRIGQAQTKAVQQAERQANRILFCDTDVITTQIYSALYFDTVPPILTELEKQTKYDIYALLNIDVPWVADELRDFGHRRAEMFARFKEELDKRSLPYIFIEGTYSERLPALKNITKKLLNTG from the coding sequence ATGAAAACGGGATTGGTTTTCGGAAAATTTATGCCTGTCCATAAAGGTCATCTGGCTCTGATCGAATTTGCCCGAAACCAATGTGACCACCTCATCGTTTCCATGACGGTTACGCCCGATGATGTTATCTCGCCCACTCTCCGGCTTCGCTGGCTAACCGAGTTGCTGACCCCCTATCCGACTGTTGAAGTAGTAGCCGAATCCGACGATTTTCATGATCCTTCCCTACCACTCTGGGAAGCAACTAAACTTTGGGCCATTTTCATCAGACGCCGGTTTCCGTTGGTAAGCGTATTCTTTTCCTCGGAAGAATACGCTATTCCGCTCGCTTATCATTCGGGCTTACAGCATATTCCGTTTGACCTTCTCCGGCAAAAGGTACCCATCTCGGCCACACTCATCCGTCAGCAACCATTTAAATACTGGGATTTTATTCCGCAGGTCGTTCGGCCGTTTTTTGTCAAAAAAATATGTTTATATGGGCCAGAAAGTACCGGTAAAACCACACTGGCGCAACAGTTGGCGACCGCGTTTCAAACTGTTTTTGTGCCCGAAATGGCCCGTAGCCTCATTACTTCCAACAACTTTTCGCTCAACGATATTATTCGAATTGGGCAGGCTCAGACAAAGGCCGTTCAGCAAGCCGAACGACAAGCCAACCGCATACTTTTCTGCGATACCGATGTCATTACAACTCAGATTTATTCAGCTCTTTATTTTGACACAGTTCCGCCGATATTAACGGAGTTAGAGAAACAGACAAAGTATGATATATACGCTCTGCTGAACATCGATGTGCCATGGGTTGCCGATGAACTGCGCGATTTTGGCCATCGACGCGCTGAAATGTTTGCCCGTTTCAAGGAGGAGTTAGATAAACGATCGTTACCTTATATTTTTATTGAAGGCACCTATTCCGAACGGCTTCCTGCGCTAAAAAATATAACCAAAAAACTACTTAATACCGGATAA
- the pnuC gene encoding nicotinamide riboside transporter PnuC, translating into MPNFFDINSIFFTVWDYPMSYLEFFGAVSGAVAVWLSARANIWSWPIGAVSVFLFFFLFYQVQLYPDMFLQIFFFITNVQGWWRWTHPKQNEADNKQELRISRMPARELIVWSLSGLVATLLLGMFASNLHEWFPVLFSKPSAFPYLDSFTTVMSIMATFLMIEKRVECWYVWLIVDSILTYMYFVKGVKFVGAEYCVFCLVAAVGAWHWTREYQRYSYLPEVS; encoded by the coding sequence ATGCCCAATTTTTTCGACATCAATTCTATTTTCTTTACTGTCTGGGATTACCCCATGAGTTACCTGGAGTTTTTCGGGGCTGTTAGTGGGGCCGTGGCCGTTTGGCTGTCGGCACGGGCCAATATCTGGAGCTGGCCAATTGGAGCCGTCAGCGTGTTTTTGTTTTTCTTTCTGTTCTATCAGGTCCAACTGTACCCTGATATGTTTTTGCAGATATTCTTTTTCATCACTAATGTGCAGGGCTGGTGGCGCTGGACTCATCCCAAACAGAACGAAGCCGATAACAAACAAGAGCTCCGCATCAGTCGAATGCCCGCCCGTGAGCTCATCGTCTGGAGCCTTTCCGGCCTGGTGGCAACGCTGCTCCTGGGTATGTTTGCCAGCAACTTACATGAGTGGTTTCCGGTTCTGTTCAGCAAACCCAGCGCCTTTCCATATCTGGATTCGTTCACAACAGTGATGAGCATTATGGCAACGTTTCTGATGATCGAAAAGCGAGTTGAATGCTGGTATGTCTGGCTTATTGTCGATAGCATTCTGACCTACATGTATTTTGTGAAAGGTGTCAAATTTGTTGGGGCCGAATACTGTGTGTTTTGTTTGGTAGCTGCCGTTGGAGCCTGGCACTGGACCCGCGAATACCAGCGCTATAGCTATCTGCCTGAGGTTTCCTGA
- a CDS encoding Gfo/Idh/MocA family oxidoreductase, translating to MQRIAMLGGGFIGRFYADSIHGQRSRDKVVAIYARREETARKFAADYGCSFASTNMEEVIAHPDVDMVCIALPNNIHETAVNLCAKHKKAVVCTKPLGRNAEEALRMMQTVEEAGIFAGYLEDLCYTPKFLKALDSVKNGALGRILWAKSRETHPGPHSDWFWDKEQAGGGCMLDLGCHCVEIARNFIGKDVKPVEVMCWAATQVKPIDAEDHAIALVKYENGAIGQFEVSWTFRGGMDLRDEVMGTEGTIWINNFLRTGFEMFTTGKGADYVAEKAESTTGWLFPVGDEVNDLGYNHMFTDMFSAQEDGRAPAETFYDGYVVNAVLDAAYRSAETKQWEKVKLPVWRGQEGLTQQTTLVDYDEQHYLIKEEVTHDGRHKVILKDKQTGKITERDLV from the coding sequence ATGCAACGTATTGCTATGCTTGGCGGTGGCTTCATTGGCCGCTTCTATGCCGACTCTATTCACGGACAACGCAGCCGCGATAAAGTAGTAGCCATTTATGCCCGTCGGGAAGAAACTGCCCGGAAATTTGCGGCCGACTACGGGTGTTCGTTTGCTTCGACCAACATGGAAGAAGTAATTGCCCATCCCGACGTGGATATGGTTTGCATTGCACTGCCCAATAATATTCACGAAACAGCCGTAAATCTTTGCGCAAAACATAAGAAAGCCGTGGTTTGCACTAAGCCGCTGGGCCGGAATGCGGAAGAAGCGCTTCGGATGATGCAAACGGTTGAGGAAGCTGGTATTTTTGCGGGCTATCTGGAAGACTTATGTTATACGCCTAAGTTCCTGAAAGCACTCGACAGTGTTAAAAATGGGGCACTGGGCCGAATTCTGTGGGCAAAATCGCGTGAAACACACCCTGGCCCGCATTCTGACTGGTTCTGGGATAAAGAACAGGCCGGTGGTGGCTGCATGCTCGATCTGGGTTGTCATTGTGTGGAGATCGCCCGAAATTTCATTGGTAAGGATGTAAAACCGGTTGAAGTCATGTGCTGGGCAGCCACTCAGGTGAAACCCATTGATGCAGAAGATCATGCTATTGCACTGGTAAAATACGAAAATGGAGCTATCGGACAGTTTGAAGTAAGCTGGACATTTCGGGGAGGCATGGACCTGCGCGATGAAGTGATGGGCACAGAAGGAACAATCTGGATCAATAACTTTCTGCGGACTGGCTTTGAGATGTTTACTACCGGGAAAGGTGCTGATTATGTAGCTGAGAAAGCAGAGTCGACTACGGGCTGGCTGTTTCCGGTTGGTGATGAGGTCAATGATCTGGGCTATAACCACATGTTTACGGATATGTTCTCGGCTCAGGAAGACGGCCGCGCGCCTGCCGAAACGTTCTATGATGGCTATGTAGTAAACGCGGTGCTGGATGCCGCCTACCGATCGGCTGAAACAAAACAATGGGAAAAGGTAAAGCTACCTGTGTGGCGCGGTCAGGAAGGGTTAACGCAGCAAACCACACTGGTCGATTACGACGAACAACACTATCTGATTAAAGAAGAAGTTACGCACGACGGGCGGCATAAAGTAATTCTGAAAGACAAACAGACTGGCAAAATCACCGAACGGGATCTGGTATAA
- a CDS encoding SDR family oxidoreductase — protein sequence MWLDSKKIVVIGGTTGMGLSAALAFVREGAQVVVVGRNPESCTVAEQQLDGNGLAMSGDASDPQTAPKAIALCQQIFGGFDGLYHVAGGSGRRFGDGPLHDLTLEGWNYTVNLNLTSLMLSNQAAVRAFRAQGSGGTILNMGSVLGSRPSPTYFATHAYAAMKSGVIGFTKSVAAYYATDNIRVNVIAPALVETPMAKRATNDETIMAFTRTKQPLDGGRIGHPNDLDGAAVYFMSDYSTFTTGQVMTVDGGWSVSEGQL from the coding sequence ATGTGGTTAGACTCTAAAAAAATTGTTGTGATAGGCGGCACTACAGGCATGGGCCTGTCGGCTGCGCTGGCATTCGTGCGCGAAGGAGCACAGGTTGTTGTGGTTGGTCGAAATCCGGAAAGCTGTACCGTAGCCGAGCAACAACTCGATGGTAATGGTTTAGCCATGTCGGGCGATGCATCTGACCCACAAACAGCCCCCAAAGCTATTGCACTGTGCCAACAGATTTTTGGCGGTTTCGATGGGTTATATCATGTTGCTGGTGGCAGTGGCCGGCGGTTTGGCGATGGTCCTTTGCACGATCTGACGCTCGAAGGCTGGAACTATACCGTCAATCTGAACCTAACGTCGCTGATGTTGTCGAATCAGGCGGCTGTTCGGGCCTTTCGGGCACAGGGCAGTGGCGGCACAATTCTGAATATGGGATCTGTGCTGGGGTCGCGTCCGTCTCCTACTTATTTTGCTACCCATGCCTATGCCGCTATGAAATCGGGTGTAATTGGGTTCACCAAGTCGGTTGCCGCCTATTACGCTACCGATAACATTCGGGTGAATGTGATTGCGCCTGCACTGGTGGAAACTCCAATGGCCAAACGGGCAACCAACGATGAAACGATAATGGCTTTTACGCGCACCAAACAACCCCTCGATGGTGGACGAATCGGGCATCCTAACGATCTTGATGGAGCTGCGGTTTATTTTATGTCCGATTATTCAACTTTTACAACGGGGCAGGTTATGACCGTCGATGGCGGATGGAGCGTCAGTGAAGGACAGTTATAA
- a CDS encoding ROK family protein, translating to MNAIGIDLGGTWIKGVLMNSETGEIVKQLYHPTNSEKDWKQAVEETVNDLRHLSLGMVTATGLSAPGLPNDTNQYIAFMPGRLHGLEGFHWGRFLNASVHIVNDAHAALLAESRFGVAKGYNNVVMLTLGTGVGGGVLINGQLYQGNFQKAGHVGHMTVDASGDQDITAMPGSLEDAIGNATVEKRSMGHFTSTYQLLEAYKQGNYLAQWVWLSSVRKLAVGISSLINCFSPDLVVLGGGITQAEDDLLLPLAEFMNLYEWRPGGHATPIRIARFGDMAGAIGAASFAISSEPGNSDRT from the coding sequence ATGAATGCAATAGGGATTGACCTGGGTGGCACCTGGATCAAGGGGGTGCTGATGAATAGTGAAACGGGCGAAATTGTTAAGCAACTCTATCACCCAACCAACAGCGAAAAAGACTGGAAGCAAGCCGTTGAAGAGACCGTTAATGACCTACGGCATTTGTCGTTGGGCATGGTTACGGCAACGGGCCTTTCGGCACCCGGCTTACCCAACGATACCAATCAATACATTGCATTCATGCCAGGGCGCCTGCATGGACTCGAAGGGTTTCACTGGGGGCGTTTTCTGAACGCTTCGGTCCATATCGTTAATGATGCCCATGCTGCGTTGCTGGCCGAAAGCCGCTTTGGAGTGGCCAAAGGCTATAACAATGTTGTGATGCTGACCCTGGGCACCGGTGTTGGGGGCGGAGTGTTGATCAATGGTCAGCTTTATCAGGGAAACTTTCAGAAAGCTGGTCATGTCGGGCACATGACCGTCGATGCCAGTGGAGATCAGGATATTACGGCAATGCCGGGTAGTCTGGAAGATGCCATCGGTAACGCTACTGTAGAGAAGCGCTCAATGGGGCACTTTACGTCGACGTACCAACTGCTGGAAGCCTATAAACAGGGCAACTATCTGGCGCAATGGGTATGGCTTTCATCGGTTCGAAAACTAGCTGTTGGTATTAGCTCGCTCATCAACTGTTTTTCGCCCGATTTGGTCGTGTTGGGTGGCGGGATAACCCAGGCCGAAGATGATTTGCTTTTGCCATTGGCAGAGTTTATGAATTTATACGAATGGCGTCCGGGCGGACACGCTACACCGATCCGAATTGCCCGGTTTGGCGATATGGCCGGCGCTATTGGAGCCGCAAGTTTTGCCATTTCGTCCGAACCGGGCAATTCGGATCGGACATAA
- a CDS encoding SIS domain-containing protein: MIQAYLQKCRQILDTVELQTLQIQQAAEWFAHTIAAGRMVHVFGSGHSRIMVEEMWPRYGSFPGFNPIVELSLTFHNLVVGANGQRQAMFLENVPGLAERILRNYELSNQDTALIISSSGCNVVPIEMAELFQRQGVKVVALITKEHSEKSTSKRADGKKLGDFADLLLDTGAPVGDAMVYVPSLETPVAPGSTVGGAVIVNCIKAEVARLLTEAGKAPKVLSAGAIVGSERAVELFEAAYDEHAHRLAKLYGNVGIPSYVSQPNTP; the protein is encoded by the coding sequence TTGATTCAGGCATATTTACAGAAGTGTCGTCAAATTCTGGACACCGTTGAGTTACAAACTCTCCAAATTCAGCAGGCTGCCGAATGGTTTGCTCATACCATAGCAGCCGGTCGAATGGTCCATGTATTCGGATCGGGCCATAGTCGTATTATGGTTGAGGAGATGTGGCCGCGTTATGGGTCGTTTCCGGGCTTTAACCCGATTGTTGAACTGTCGCTCACATTTCATAACCTTGTGGTAGGAGCGAACGGCCAACGACAGGCCATGTTTCTGGAAAATGTACCAGGACTGGCCGAACGGATTCTTCGGAACTATGAACTGAGCAATCAGGACACTGCCCTGATTATTTCGTCGTCGGGTTGCAATGTTGTCCCGATTGAAATGGCCGAGCTGTTTCAGCGTCAGGGCGTGAAAGTTGTAGCACTTATCACCAAAGAGCATTCCGAAAAGAGTACAAGCAAGCGAGCCGATGGAAAAAAACTCGGCGATTTTGCCGATTTACTGCTTGACACGGGCGCTCCTGTTGGCGACGCTATGGTATATGTGCCATCATTGGAAACACCAGTGGCTCCTGGCAGCACCGTTGGAGGAGCCGTTATTGTGAACTGTATCAAAGCAGAAGTGGCTCGGTTATTAACCGAAGCCGGAAAAGCACCCAAAGTGCTGAGCGCGGGGGCTATTGTTGGCTCAGAACGAGCCGTCGAATTATTTGAAGCGGCTTACGATGAACATGCGCATCGACTGGCGAAACTTTACGGGAATGTGGGCATACCAAGCTATGTGAGCCAACCGAATACGCCATAA
- a CDS encoding GNAT family N-acetyltransferase → MIETQRLSIVPLSLDQLRLHIADRYRLEETLGLQRGHREVVEPLLSILTYFTIPRLQNPANDPLYHTMWMAIDRQKQQFVAEAKFKGEPDETGTVEIGYGTYPALQRQGYMSELVGGLLNWAGQQSGIRRVVADTDTENVASQKVLEKNKFNLFDRIENMLWWEYIIVGK, encoded by the coding sequence ATGATTGAAACGCAACGTCTGTCTATTGTTCCCTTATCGCTCGATCAACTTCGCCTGCACATTGCCGATCGCTATCGGTTAGAGGAAACGCTGGGACTACAGCGGGGCCATCGCGAAGTAGTAGAGCCGTTATTGAGTATCCTCACGTATTTTACCATTCCGCGTTTGCAGAATCCAGCGAATGATCCACTTTATCATACAATGTGGATGGCAATTGATCGGCAGAAACAACAATTTGTGGCCGAGGCCAAATTTAAGGGAGAGCCAGATGAAACCGGAACTGTTGAAATTGGCTATGGTACCTATCCGGCCTTACAACGTCAGGGCTATATGAGCGAATTAGTAGGTGGTTTACTGAACTGGGCTGGTCAGCAATCGGGTATTCGGCGGGTAGTGGCTGACACGGATACCGAAAATGTAGCGTCGCAAAAAGTACTGGAGAAAAATAAATTTAACTTATTCGATCGAATCGAAAATATGCTTTGGTGGGAGTATATTATCGTAGGCAAATAA
- a CDS encoding phytanoyl-CoA dioxygenase family protein, whose product MKNVSVAEKMNLPWVESPFFNDLLQKKELSPQQHEMVTHYNREGFLLLRQQVSHELIDRTLKEIQHEYPANVGEQPSRHQDLWKKYGTVREIASLPQIFDVLRLLYEREPIPFQTLNFKFGTQQRAHSDTIHFSSVPARFMCGVWVALEETTTNNGPLFYYPRSHRQEEINYFDIGIEAEENYAEYPHYEDFMEEFMEAKGYKREEIHMQKGDVLIWSSNLVHGGMPIKGGNVTRWSQVTHYYFERCMYYSPRFSDMFSKNLNLRHVINIATGKVVQHSENGKPIETINTGNFRYAVSHNFTLPVLLKEIFKKVIGKKPF is encoded by the coding sequence ATGAAAAATGTCTCCGTCGCCGAGAAAATGAACCTCCCCTGGGTAGAATCCCCCTTTTTTAATGATTTACTCCAGAAAAAGGAACTGTCCCCCCAGCAGCATGAAATGGTTACTCACTATAATCGGGAAGGCTTCTTATTGCTTCGCCAGCAAGTTAGCCATGAACTGATCGACCGAACGCTAAAGGAAATACAGCATGAGTATCCGGCCAATGTTGGAGAGCAGCCAAGCCGTCACCAGGATCTGTGGAAAAAATATGGCACCGTTCGGGAAATAGCTAGTTTACCCCAAATTTTTGACGTACTGCGTCTGCTCTATGAGCGCGAGCCCATTCCGTTTCAAACACTGAACTTTAAATTTGGCACTCAGCAGCGGGCCCACTCCGATACCATTCACTTTAGTAGCGTACCGGCCCGCTTTATGTGTGGCGTTTGGGTAGCCCTGGAAGAAACCACAACCAATAATGGCCCTTTATTTTATTACCCACGGTCGCATCGGCAGGAGGAAATAAATTATTTTGATATTGGTATCGAAGCCGAAGAAAACTATGCCGAATATCCCCATTATGAAGACTTCATGGAGGAATTTATGGAGGCCAAGGGATATAAGCGGGAAGAGATTCACATGCAGAAAGGAGATGTACTAATCTGGTCGTCGAATTTAGTGCATGGTGGAATGCCCATTAAAGGGGGAAATGTTACACGCTGGTCGCAGGTGACGCATTATTACTTTGAACGATGCATGTATTATTCGCCCCGTTTTTCTGATATGTTCTCGAAGAATCTGAACTTACGCCATGTAATAAATATTGCCACCGGCAAGGTAGTGCAACATAGCGAAAACGGTAAACCTATCGAAACAATAAATACGGGTAACTTTCGCTATGCGGTCAGTCATAACTTTACGCTTCCTGTGTTATTGAAAGAAATTTTTAAGAAAGTAATCGGCAAAAAACCGTTCTGA
- a CDS encoding methionine synthase, translated as MQPVPIKTTVVGSMPFPGWLEFASQNLSQFGPADIHEMIEDAVTASVHDQVAAGLDVISDGEQTRFDFNLSFYGYIQGIQNNDTELRRFGPPAHDQRGKHNIIEPLTAPRGLGVVEEYLRLKRLAPSGQGLKVSIPGPYTLSGRLLPGNLYKDRWEVTEALLPIVKKEISDLVALGVPEICVDEPSMSCYAYREDTKRFVDIFNRTVAPGVGKTRLSMHLCFGNYKGRSVGKKTIAPMLPDFLDMTVDELHSEMTILNFSEVNLLERFAEKFDVAVGVIDVKSYYIETPDDVAERIRKCLPYVPADKLAVAPDCGLSQTARWAAKQKLANMVAGAKKVRLEL; from the coding sequence ATGCAACCAGTTCCGATAAAGACCACAGTGGTTGGTTCAATGCCTTTTCCCGGATGGCTTGAGTTTGCCAGTCAGAATTTAAGCCAGTTTGGCCCCGCCGACATTCATGAGATGATTGAAGATGCCGTTACAGCATCTGTTCACGATCAGGTTGCGGCCGGGCTGGATGTTATCAGCGATGGCGAACAAACCCGTTTCGATTTCAATCTATCGTTCTACGGATACATTCAGGGAATTCAAAACAACGATACTGAGCTTCGGCGCTTTGGCCCACCTGCTCATGACCAGCGCGGTAAACATAACATCATAGAACCACTAACGGCTCCCCGAGGCCTGGGTGTTGTTGAGGAATATTTGCGGTTAAAGCGCCTGGCTCCCAGCGGGCAGGGCCTGAAAGTTTCTATTCCGGGGCCTTATACATTGAGTGGACGGTTGTTGCCAGGAAATCTATATAAAGATCGGTGGGAGGTAACCGAAGCGCTTCTACCTATTGTAAAGAAAGAAATTTCCGATCTGGTAGCCCTTGGCGTTCCCGAAATATGTGTCGATGAGCCATCGATGTCATGTTATGCCTATCGGGAAGATACAAAACGCTTTGTCGATATTTTTAACCGGACAGTTGCACCAGGGGTTGGTAAAACCCGACTTTCCATGCACCTGTGCTTTGGTAACTATAAAGGTCGGTCGGTTGGTAAAAAGACGATTGCGCCTATGCTGCCCGATTTTCTGGATATGACCGTCGATGAACTGCACTCTGAAATGACGATCCTGAACTTTTCGGAAGTTAATCTGCTGGAACGATTTGCCGAAAAATTTGACGTTGCCGTTGGGGTTATCGATGTAAAGAGTTATTACATCGAAACCCCCGACGATGTAGCTGAGCGCATTCGTAAGTGTCTGCCTTATGTGCCCGCCGACAAACTGGCCGTTGCTCCCGACTGCGGCTTAAGCCAAACGGCTCGCTGGGCAGCCAAACAAAAGCTGGCAAATATGGTGGCAGGAGCCAAAAAGGTTCGTCTCGAACTTTAG
- a CDS encoding acyl-CoA thioesterase, whose protein sequence is MTAKPVSHSRTTLTELMIPAYANFGGKIHGGILLSLMDKVAYACAAKHAGQYCVTVSVDGVNFRQPVEVGELVSLLASVNYVGRSSLVVGIKVVAENVKLGTVKHTNTSYFTMVAKDDNDRPTEVPELLLETPDDVRRFLEAMKRKELRAAYSEHFDNARTRMLLDENIDKLTTERCLLTDDLRVKLAEL, encoded by the coding sequence ATGACGGCCAAACCAGTAAGCCATTCACGCACAACTCTAACGGAACTAATGATTCCGGCTTATGCCAATTTTGGCGGCAAAATTCATGGCGGTATCTTGCTGTCATTAATGGATAAAGTAGCCTATGCCTGTGCTGCAAAACATGCCGGACAGTATTGTGTTACGGTATCGGTCGATGGCGTCAATTTCAGGCAGCCCGTCGAGGTAGGCGAACTGGTTTCCTTATTGGCCTCAGTCAACTACGTCGGTCGAAGTTCGCTGGTTGTGGGCATCAAAGTAGTTGCCGAAAACGTAAAGCTTGGAACCGTGAAGCACACGAACACCAGCTATTTTACGATGGTTGCCAAGGACGACAATGACCGCCCTACCGAAGTACCTGAACTTCTGCTGGAAACCCCCGATGATGTTCGTCGCTTTCTGGAAGCCATGAAGCGGAAAGAGCTTCGGGCTGCCTATAGCGAACACTTCGACAATGCCCGAACCCGTATGCTTCTGGATGAAAACATCGATAAATTAACTACCGAACGTTGCCTGCTCACCGACGACTTACGCGTCAAATTAGCTGAGTTATGA
- a CDS encoding iron-sulfur cluster assembly accessory protein — protein MVTVSEIAKNKIVELRQKDGFTDDYSIRVAVQGGGCSGLMYDLQFDAQQQPTDHVVEDKGIKILVDRKSLLYLAGTELDFSDGLNGKGFQFKNPNATRTCGCGESFAV, from the coding sequence ATGGTTACCGTCTCAGAAATCGCTAAAAATAAAATTGTTGAATTGCGTCAGAAAGATGGCTTTACGGACGACTATTCTATACGGGTTGCTGTACAGGGTGGCGGCTGTTCGGGTTTGATGTATGACCTGCAATTTGATGCGCAACAACAACCGACCGACCATGTCGTTGAAGATAAAGGCATTAAAATTCTGGTTGACCGTAAAAGTCTGCTCTATCTGGCTGGCACCGAACTGGATTTTTCGGATGGGCTGAATGGTAAAGGATTTCAATTCAAAAACCCGAACGCAACCCGCACCTGCGGTTGTGGCGAAAGCTTTGCGGTGTAA
- the mce gene encoding methylmalonyl-CoA epimerase, with translation MLTNVEHIGIAVRDLAGSNELFAKLLNVQPYKSESVESEGVTTSFFQINQTKIELLEATRPDSPIARFIEKKGEGIHHIAFEVEDILGEMERLKNEGFILLNETPKAGADNKLVCFLHPKSANGVLVELCQEKKKT, from the coding sequence ATGCTTACTAACGTCGAACATATTGGCATTGCCGTTCGTGATCTTGCCGGATCAAATGAATTGTTTGCCAAATTACTAAATGTGCAGCCCTATAAATCCGAATCAGTAGAGTCGGAGGGCGTAACTACATCGTTCTTTCAAATTAATCAGACCAAAATAGAACTGCTCGAAGCGACCCGCCCCGACAGTCCGATTGCCAGGTTTATAGAGAAAAAAGGTGAAGGGATTCATCATATTGCCTTTGAGGTTGAAGACATTCTGGGTGAGATGGAAAGGTTAAAGAACGAAGGATTTATACTCCTCAACGAAACTCCTAAAGCAGGAGCTGATAATAAACTGGTCTGTTTTCTGCATCCCAAAAGTGCGAATGGCGTTCTGGTAGAATTGTGTCAGGAGAAAAAAAAGACATAA